One Coffea arabica cultivar ET-39 chromosome 5e, Coffea Arabica ET-39 HiFi, whole genome shotgun sequence DNA segment encodes these proteins:
- the LOC113688277 gene encoding uncharacterized protein isoform X2 — MMEDKQLNLSRPLLSVRRHTSTVASEKDSKKNDQSSISSVTRPPPFYKSELKSGPVRNAGTVPFVWEQSPGTPKDERTLETHTERPPVAPKPPPGRVLKANQQDNDNSSKKLTVNKSQVGNPQGSQSASELGDSSRRFKITEDTVEEAHERKDDSEDEDEVFEDALDTLSRTESFFVNCSVSGISGLDDLDAMPSGTFSTDPQARDFMIGRFLPAAKAMVSETPQYAPAPKKRPVVQDNPRQLKKVVNADNRPQLRYGPTFAKHYSEFHDNGEEEESDDDYVEHENVPSKVCGLLPRFCLKSRLLNPLPGMSVRTRTPMSPTTRMQARSSSASTCSKTENELSSVDTSEQRSIDGSQTAELHEGKNDLNVKSSQISLTSQKSEKSLANGHGGVSSHYNESPASIDQRAFPVIPVEPQDASVDGCSSDEKSYRSFRDLLADQSPSEEVNSASPAVEKTLYVDTVHKGESPKKTCSLGMKGPSIERETNDEILRSVDSSLIDHLSIADGGDPLKTISRKPLDFSLLPLADESSQKIEKDNRKAFGEDQKLYQDRVDSKITQVPVKLTTQTLGKHTAKAEIVE, encoded by the exons ATGATGGAGGACAAGCAATTGAATCTAAGCCGACCACTTCTTTCTGTGAGACGCCACACATCAACCGTAGCCTCAGAAAAAGATAGCAAAAAGAATGATCAAAGTTCAATCTCAAGTGTTACTCGACCTCCTCCATTTTACAAATCGGAATTAAAATCAGGCCCAGTGAGGAATGCAGGTACAGTGCCATTTGTCTGGGAACAGAGCCCTGGGACGCCTAAGGATGAGAGGACGCTTGAAACTCACACAGAAAGGCCACCAGTTGCACCAAAGCCTCCTCCTGGAAGAGTTTTGAAAGCTAACCAACAAGATAATGATAATTCTTCCAAAAAATTAACTGTCAATAAAAGCCAAGTTGGGAATCCCCAGGGCTCGCAGAGTGCCTCAGAGTTGGGTGATAGCAGTAGAAGGTTTAAGATTACTGAGGATACAGTGGAGGAAGCACATGAAAGAAAAGATGATTCAGAGGATGAGGATGAAGTCTTTGAAGATGCCCTGGATACACTCTCAAGGACCGAATCATTTTTTGTGAACTGCAGTGTGAGCGGCATAAGTGGATTAGATGACTTGGATGCAATGCCATCTGGAACATTCTCTACTGATCCTCAGGCTCGAGACTTCATGATTGGTCGGTTTCTGCCTGCAGCCAAGGCAATGGTTTCAGAAACACCTCAATATGCTCCTGCTCCAAAGAAACGACCAGTGGTTCAAGACAATCCTAGGCAACTGAAGAAAGTAGTAAATGCAGATAACCGACCTCAGCTTAGGTATGGACCTACTTTTGCAAAACATTATTCAGAATTCCATGACaatggagaagaagaagaaagtgatGATGACTATGTTGAACATGAAAATGTTCCATCCAAAGTTTGTGGATTACTGCCCCGATTTTGCTTAAAGAGTCGTCTTTTAAATCCTCTACCCGGGATGAGTGTGAGGACTAGGACACCCATGTCTCCCACGACAAGGATGCAGGCTAGATCTTCTTCTGCTAGTACTTGCAGCAAAACTGAAAATGAG CTGTCTAGTGTTGATACGAGTGAGCAAAGATCAATTGATGGATCCCAAACAGCTGAGCTTCATGAAGGGAAGAACGATTTGAATGTGAAGTCCAGTCAAATCTCTTTGACGTCTCAGAAATCTGAAAAATCATTGGCCAACGGGCATGGTGGTGTGTCAAGCCATTACAATGAATCACCTGCATCAATTGACCAAAGAGCTTTCCCGGTCATTCCTGTTGAACCACAGGATGCTAGTGTTGATGGTTGCAGCTCTGATGAGAAGAGTTACAGAAGCTTTAGGGACTTGTTGGCTGATCAGAGCCCCTCTGAGGAAGTAAATTCAGCAAGTCCTGCAGTTGAGAAAACTCTCTACGTAGATACTGTGCATAAAGGTGAATCTCCTAAGAAAACATGTTCTTTGGGTATGAAAGGGCCGTCAATTGAAAGAGAAACGAATGATGAAATTTTACGCTCAGTAGATTCTTCGCTCATTGACCATTTAAGCATTGCTGATGGAGGAGATCCATTAAAGACAATTTCTCGAAAACCCCTTGACTTCAGTCTCCTTCCTTTGGCTGATGAATCCAGTCAAAAGATCGAAAAGGATAATCGAAAGGCTTTTGGAGAAGATCAAAAGCTTTACCAGGACAGAGTTGATTCAAAAATTACACAAGTGCCTGTCAAGCTAACTACTCAAACTTTAGGAAAGCATACTGCCAAAGCAGAAATAGTG GAATGA
- the LOC113688277 gene encoding uncharacterized protein isoform X1 has product MMEDKQLNLSRPLLSVRRHTSTVASEKDSKKNDQSSISSVTRPPPFYKSELKSGPVRNAGTVPFVWEQSPGTPKDERTLETHTERPPVAPKPPPGRVLKANQQDNDNSSKKLTVNKSQVGNPQGSQSASELGDSSRRFKITEDTVEEAHERKDDSEDEDEVFEDALDTLSRTESFFVNCSVSGISGLDDLDAMPSGTFSTDPQARDFMIGRFLPAAKAMVSETPQYAPAPKKRPVVQDNPRQLKKVVNADNRPQLRYGPTFAKHYSEFHDNGEEEESDDDYVEHENVPSKVCGLLPRFCLKSRLLNPLPGMSVRTRTPMSPTTRMQARSSSASTCSKTENELSSVDTSEQRSIDGSQTAELHEGKNDLNVKSSQISLTSQKSEKSLANGHGGVSSHYNESPASIDQRAFPVIPVEPQDASVDGCSSDEKSYRSFRDLLADQSPSEEVNSASPAVEKTLYVDTVHKGESPKKTCSLGMKGPSIERETNDEILRSVDSSLIDHLSIADGGDPLKTISRKPLDFSLLPLADESSQKIEKDNRKAFGEDQKLYQDRVDSKITQVPVKLTTQTLGKHTAKAEIVVNYHGISAEFPAPPPLPKSPSDSWLCRTLPSMSSKNSSILSHFGTGMNPRNQVSKTQSADPKWETIVKTTKVHHHHLRYSEEFLAPIPES; this is encoded by the exons ATGATGGAGGACAAGCAATTGAATCTAAGCCGACCACTTCTTTCTGTGAGACGCCACACATCAACCGTAGCCTCAGAAAAAGATAGCAAAAAGAATGATCAAAGTTCAATCTCAAGTGTTACTCGACCTCCTCCATTTTACAAATCGGAATTAAAATCAGGCCCAGTGAGGAATGCAGGTACAGTGCCATTTGTCTGGGAACAGAGCCCTGGGACGCCTAAGGATGAGAGGACGCTTGAAACTCACACAGAAAGGCCACCAGTTGCACCAAAGCCTCCTCCTGGAAGAGTTTTGAAAGCTAACCAACAAGATAATGATAATTCTTCCAAAAAATTAACTGTCAATAAAAGCCAAGTTGGGAATCCCCAGGGCTCGCAGAGTGCCTCAGAGTTGGGTGATAGCAGTAGAAGGTTTAAGATTACTGAGGATACAGTGGAGGAAGCACATGAAAGAAAAGATGATTCAGAGGATGAGGATGAAGTCTTTGAAGATGCCCTGGATACACTCTCAAGGACCGAATCATTTTTTGTGAACTGCAGTGTGAGCGGCATAAGTGGATTAGATGACTTGGATGCAATGCCATCTGGAACATTCTCTACTGATCCTCAGGCTCGAGACTTCATGATTGGTCGGTTTCTGCCTGCAGCCAAGGCAATGGTTTCAGAAACACCTCAATATGCTCCTGCTCCAAAGAAACGACCAGTGGTTCAAGACAATCCTAGGCAACTGAAGAAAGTAGTAAATGCAGATAACCGACCTCAGCTTAGGTATGGACCTACTTTTGCAAAACATTATTCAGAATTCCATGACaatggagaagaagaagaaagtgatGATGACTATGTTGAACATGAAAATGTTCCATCCAAAGTTTGTGGATTACTGCCCCGATTTTGCTTAAAGAGTCGTCTTTTAAATCCTCTACCCGGGATGAGTGTGAGGACTAGGACACCCATGTCTCCCACGACAAGGATGCAGGCTAGATCTTCTTCTGCTAGTACTTGCAGCAAAACTGAAAATGAG CTGTCTAGTGTTGATACGAGTGAGCAAAGATCAATTGATGGATCCCAAACAGCTGAGCTTCATGAAGGGAAGAACGATTTGAATGTGAAGTCCAGTCAAATCTCTTTGACGTCTCAGAAATCTGAAAAATCATTGGCCAACGGGCATGGTGGTGTGTCAAGCCATTACAATGAATCACCTGCATCAATTGACCAAAGAGCTTTCCCGGTCATTCCTGTTGAACCACAGGATGCTAGTGTTGATGGTTGCAGCTCTGATGAGAAGAGTTACAGAAGCTTTAGGGACTTGTTGGCTGATCAGAGCCCCTCTGAGGAAGTAAATTCAGCAAGTCCTGCAGTTGAGAAAACTCTCTACGTAGATACTGTGCATAAAGGTGAATCTCCTAAGAAAACATGTTCTTTGGGTATGAAAGGGCCGTCAATTGAAAGAGAAACGAATGATGAAATTTTACGCTCAGTAGATTCTTCGCTCATTGACCATTTAAGCATTGCTGATGGAGGAGATCCATTAAAGACAATTTCTCGAAAACCCCTTGACTTCAGTCTCCTTCCTTTGGCTGATGAATCCAGTCAAAAGATCGAAAAGGATAATCGAAAGGCTTTTGGAGAAGATCAAAAGCTTTACCAGGACAGAGTTGATTCAAAAATTACACAAGTGCCTGTCAAGCTAACTACTCAAACTTTAGGAAAGCATACTGCCAAAGCAGAAATAGTGGTAAATTACCATGGAATCTCTGCCGAGTTTCCTGCTCCTCCACCATTACCAAAATCTCCATCAGATTCTTGGCTTTGTCGCACTTTGCCTTCCATGTCTTCAAAGAATTCATCTATACTTTCGCATTTTGGGACAGGAATGAATCCAAGAAATCAGGTTTCCAAGACACAATCTGCTGATCCCAAATGGGAAACAATAGTTAAAACAACAAAGGTGCATCACCATCATTTGAGATACTCTGAG gAGTTTCTAGCACCTATACCAGAAAGCTAG